In one Hymenobacter sp. DG25B genomic region, the following are encoded:
- a CDS encoding PaaI family thioesterase: MSDELTSPVAAALEPLETRIRRKLERQYFMHLIGANLTLIEPGRVEAELTLALQHQQQKGFVHGGLTATMADLVAGFAGVTLIPDNHGMVTVELKTTYLHPGVGEKLRAIGWVLKAGRRLHFCEAEVWCDDLLIAKATATMAVIEPVV; this comes from the coding sequence ATGTCTGATGAACTTACTTCCCCCGTTGCGGCCGCTCTGGAGCCGCTCGAAACCCGGATTCGCCGCAAGCTGGAGCGCCAGTACTTCATGCACCTCATTGGGGCCAACCTCACCCTGATTGAGCCTGGCCGCGTGGAAGCAGAGCTAACCCTGGCCCTGCAGCACCAGCAGCAGAAGGGCTTCGTGCACGGCGGCCTCACCGCCACCATGGCTGATCTGGTAGCCGGCTTTGCCGGCGTTACGCTTATCCCGGATAACCACGGCATGGTAACGGTGGAGCTGAAAACCACTTATCTGCACCCCGGGGTAGGGGAAAAGCTGCGGGCTATTGGGTGGGTATTGAAGGCCGGCCGTCGCCTGCATTTCTGCGAGGCGGAGGTGTGGTGTGATGACCTGCTCATTGCCAAGGCCACGGCTACCATGGCCGTGATTGAGCCGGTAGTATAA
- a CDS encoding M36 family metallopeptidase, with product MSKTSTLLSVSSVALGLLLPLQASLAQSMNAQEGLKRALQTRAQWASAGLTNAQMRVSSAHSDALSHLDYVHVQQMHQGIPVYNRVLALAFVKDNLVHHAGRFLADTELEGLPATPSIPAGAAVARAIQILQLSGTVSTSPLTGPTGPEAQQTFAGGNVARRDITASLVWAEDKNQKLHLAWNVNIDVQSSSDWWNVRIDATTGEFVDKDNWTVHERNRASQPRTAELRAAVLERPSLPAALVQPMLLPPPTTTASTYYVIPYPRESPTGNTLRTESDPWLKAGSSNNATTHGWHFDGTTNYAYTRGNNVQAYEDRDANNLPATTGNGLTSYASSSTTGSSLTFNYVPDFSLAPTTTTNQKAALVNLFYWNNITHDVLYQYGFTEAAGNFQKDNLTRGGTGNDHVLAEAQDGSGTDNANFSTPVDGTSGRMQMYLFAAASPKMQVTAPTAIAGQYYMAEGSFSTANKLADKGPVSGQVVRYDDAGSSPLTHQACGTPVSAAALSGKIVMIDRGTCDFVTKVKNAQTAGAKAVIMVNNITGSPFTMGGTDNTITVPAVMISMEDGALLIGELANGVSVTLPKPSATDPQLDGDLDNGIVVHEYGHGVSTRLTGGPANSSCLNNAEQGGEGWSDYFALMLTTDWQATLVTDGTKSRPMGNYAVGQPTNGSGIRRYPYSTSMSINPLTYADVALDTEVHNIGEVWCAVLWDMTWNIIQQQGAIESNLYNSASTGGNNVAMQLVIQGLKLQPCNPGFLDARDAILAADQLLYGGKYRCAIWSAFARRGMGVDAKQGTSTSATDQTAGYNVPSSVTLKKATAALSGNSFSIALTATCDCAVPAATYKLTDDLPAGLQYISSTGGMLSGSTVTFSNVKFTAINQSLSFSINAQTAKDAGCVTALALNENADATPTSFTTPKDGNTAWGTSTTYAKSGTKSWASGSPTQTKDFSLISGSVTPTTASTLSFYHFYSFESGYDGGTVEITSNNGTTWTDAAPYFISNGYNSAFSASGVPCFTGILAANADGSKFTKTVINLSSFNGKAIKVRFRVRSDRGTGNEGWFVDDIQVTNGCGGDQVVKLTDTSTNSLVSTTSIATFLAPPAPVALPVTLMQFDGRWQPAGAQLNWATAFEEMADRFEVERSLDGINSWTTVGQVKAAGTSTTRHDYQLLDAAAQNQPAGLLYYRLRQVDTDGKARYSVVRTVARPGAGNMVQLVAQPNPFGSDGLRLTLRVPAAQSRAYLTLHDAAGRQMLQQTLTPLAAGATPVVWPQAAGLPAGLYLVRLQLANGQSTMLRVVRE from the coding sequence ATGAGTAAAACCTCTACTCTACTCTCTGTAAGTTCCGTTGCCCTTGGTTTGCTGCTGCCGTTGCAAGCCTCACTCGCGCAGTCAATGAATGCGCAGGAGGGCCTGAAAAGGGCCCTTCAAACGCGGGCCCAGTGGGCCAGTGCCGGACTTACTAATGCCCAGATGCGCGTATCGAGCGCGCACTCCGATGCCCTTAGCCACCTGGACTATGTGCACGTGCAGCAAATGCACCAGGGCATTCCGGTATACAACCGGGTGCTGGCGCTGGCTTTCGTAAAAGATAACCTGGTGCACCACGCCGGCAGGTTCCTGGCCGATACCGAGCTGGAAGGGCTGCCCGCCACCCCCAGCATTCCGGCCGGAGCTGCCGTAGCACGGGCCATTCAGATATTGCAGCTGAGCGGCACGGTTTCCACTTCACCCCTGACCGGCCCTACCGGCCCTGAGGCCCAGCAGACGTTTGCTGGCGGCAATGTGGCGCGGCGGGATATAACGGCCAGTCTGGTATGGGCCGAGGATAAAAATCAAAAACTGCACTTGGCCTGGAATGTCAACATTGATGTGCAAAGCTCCTCCGATTGGTGGAACGTGCGCATAGATGCTACTACCGGGGAATTTGTGGATAAAGACAATTGGACGGTACATGAGCGTAACCGTGCCAGCCAGCCGCGCACGGCTGAACTTAGGGCGGCGGTGCTGGAGCGCCCTTCGCTGCCGGCTGCGCTGGTGCAGCCTATGCTGTTGCCCCCGCCCACAACCACCGCCTCCACGTATTACGTTATTCCCTATCCTAGGGAAAGCCCCACTGGGAATACCCTGCGCACCGAGTCGGACCCGTGGCTGAAAGCCGGGAGCAGCAATAACGCCACCACACACGGTTGGCATTTTGACGGCACCACCAACTATGCGTATACCCGGGGCAACAACGTGCAGGCATATGAGGACCGGGATGCTAATAACTTACCCGCTACTACGGGCAATGGTTTAACCAGCTATGCCAGCTCCTCTACTACGGGCTCTTCGCTCACGTTCAATTATGTGCCGGACTTCAGCCTTGCGCCTACCACCACCACAAACCAGAAGGCTGCCCTGGTAAACCTGTTTTACTGGAACAATATCACCCACGATGTGCTGTACCAGTATGGCTTTACGGAAGCAGCCGGCAACTTTCAAAAAGACAACCTCACCCGTGGCGGTACGGGTAACGACCATGTATTAGCCGAAGCGCAGGATGGCAGCGGTACCGACAATGCTAACTTCAGCACCCCCGTTGATGGCACCAGTGGCCGCATGCAGATGTACTTGTTTGCGGCAGCATCGCCCAAAATGCAGGTTACGGCGCCTACCGCCATTGCCGGGCAGTATTACATGGCAGAAGGCAGCTTCAGCACGGCTAATAAGCTGGCAGACAAGGGCCCTGTTTCCGGCCAGGTAGTGCGCTATGATGATGCCGGCTCCAGCCCACTTACCCACCAGGCGTGCGGCACACCGGTATCAGCAGCAGCTCTGTCAGGTAAAATTGTAATGATTGACCGGGGCACGTGCGACTTTGTAACCAAAGTAAAAAATGCCCAGACAGCCGGTGCTAAGGCTGTTATCATGGTCAATAACATCACCGGTTCCCCCTTCACCATGGGCGGCACGGATAATACCATCACCGTTCCTGCCGTGATGATATCCATGGAAGATGGCGCCCTGTTAATTGGCGAGCTGGCCAACGGCGTGTCTGTAACCCTGCCCAAGCCTTCGGCTACGGATCCGCAGCTGGACGGTGACCTCGACAACGGAATTGTGGTGCATGAGTATGGCCACGGCGTTTCTACCCGCCTGACCGGCGGCCCGGCCAACAGCAGCTGCCTGAACAACGCCGAACAGGGTGGCGAAGGCTGGAGCGACTATTTTGCCTTGATGCTGACCACTGACTGGCAGGCAACGCTGGTCACGGACGGCACCAAGTCGCGCCCCATGGGCAACTATGCCGTGGGGCAGCCGACCAATGGCAGTGGTATCCGCCGCTATCCTTATAGCACTTCTATGAGCATCAACCCGCTCACGTATGCTGATGTTGCTCTCGACACCGAGGTGCATAACATTGGTGAAGTCTGGTGTGCTGTGCTCTGGGATATGACCTGGAATATCATTCAGCAGCAAGGCGCCATTGAGTCTAACCTCTACAACAGTGCCAGCACCGGCGGCAATAACGTAGCCATGCAGCTGGTTATTCAAGGCCTGAAACTGCAACCCTGCAACCCCGGCTTCCTGGATGCCCGCGACGCCATTCTGGCCGCTGACCAGCTGCTGTATGGTGGTAAGTACCGCTGCGCTATTTGGAGTGCCTTTGCCCGTCGCGGCATGGGCGTTGATGCCAAGCAAGGCACCTCCACCAGCGCTACCGACCAGACCGCTGGCTACAATGTGCCCTCCAGCGTAACGTTGAAGAAAGCAACGGCGGCCTTGTCAGGCAATTCCTTCAGCATTGCGCTTACCGCCACCTGCGACTGCGCCGTTCCCGCGGCCACTTACAAGCTCACCGATGATCTGCCCGCCGGCCTGCAGTATATAAGCAGCACGGGCGGCATGCTCAGCGGCAGCACCGTTACGTTTTCCAATGTCAAGTTCACGGCCATCAACCAAAGCCTGAGCTTCAGCATCAATGCCCAAACGGCCAAGGATGCTGGTTGCGTTACTGCCTTGGCATTAAATGAGAATGCCGATGCAACCCCCACTTCCTTCACCACGCCCAAAGACGGCAATACGGCCTGGGGTACCAGTACTACCTACGCCAAAAGCGGTACCAAATCCTGGGCATCCGGCTCGCCTACTCAAACCAAAGATTTTAGCCTGATTTCGGGTTCAGTTACGCCCACTACGGCTTCTACGCTTTCCTTCTATCACTTCTATAGCTTTGAGTCCGGCTATGACGGTGGAACCGTAGAGATTACCTCGAATAACGGTACAACCTGGACGGATGCCGCACCCTACTTCATATCCAATGGCTATAACTCTGCTTTCAGTGCCAGCGGTGTGCCCTGTTTTACGGGGATATTAGCCGCTAATGCTGATGGGTCCAAGTTCACCAAAACAGTCATCAACCTTTCCTCCTTCAATGGCAAAGCCATCAAAGTGAGATTCCGGGTGCGCTCCGACAGAGGTACCGGGAATGAAGGCTGGTTTGTAGATGATATTCAGGTGACCAATGGCTGCGGTGGCGACCAGGTAGTAAAGCTGACGGATACGAGCACGAACAGCCTGGTATCCACTACCTCCATTGCTACTTTCCTCGCCCCGCCGGCACCGGTTGCTTTGCCCGTAACCCTGATGCAGTTTGATGGGCGCTGGCAGCCTGCCGGGGCGCAGCTGAACTGGGCTACGGCTTTTGAGGAAATGGCCGACCGGTTTGAGGTGGAGCGTAGCCTGGATGGAATCAATTCTTGGACTACCGTAGGCCAGGTGAAAGCCGCCGGCACCAGCACAACTCGCCACGATTATCAGCTGCTGGACGCCGCGGCACAAAACCAGCCCGCCGGCTTGCTCTACTACCGCCTGCGGCAGGTGGATACCGATGGCAAAGCCCGCTATTCAGTGGTGCGCACGGTGGCCCGCCCCGGTGCTGGTAATATGGTGCAGCTGGTAGCGCAGCCCAACCCCTTCGGCTCCGATGGCCTGCGCCTCACGCTGCGGGTTCCGGCGGCCCAGTCGCGCGCCTACCTCACCCTGCACGATGCCGCTGGCCGGCAGATGCTGCAACAAACCCTGACGCCGCTGGCGGCGGGTGCCACTCCGGTGGTATGGCCCCAGGCGGCCGGCCTCCCGGCTGGTTTGTATCTGGTGCGCCTGCAGCTGGCCAACGGGCAAAGCACCATGCTGCGCGTAGTACGGGAATAG
- a CDS encoding NUDIX hydrolase → MNVFINDIPLIIKKTSEKVYKHRYDLILNAEDEFTSKDLIGDVLVRDVTDAFLDRLLRLMEVKKLKKLTSLTLMARKKKRLILHLKDQFRIAKAAGGLVVKDGLVLMIYRLGKWDLPKGKLKKEEDPAEGSLREVEEECNIKIELGESLPSTWHSYAYNGNKMLKKTNWYIMRCVDDSLMKPQAEEYIEEVRWMTPQEALAVLPDTYASIALVVRHYLSEVAGVAEPVKEPAK, encoded by the coding sequence ATGAACGTTTTCATCAATGATATTCCGCTGATCATCAAGAAGACCAGCGAAAAAGTGTACAAGCACCGCTACGACCTGATCCTGAACGCGGAGGACGAATTTACCTCCAAAGACCTGATAGGCGACGTGCTGGTGCGCGACGTGACCGACGCATTCCTCGACCGTTTGCTACGGCTGATGGAGGTGAAAAAGCTGAAGAAACTGACTTCCCTCACCCTGATGGCGCGGAAAAAAAAGCGCCTCATTCTGCACCTCAAAGACCAGTTCCGCATTGCCAAGGCCGCCGGCGGCCTGGTGGTGAAAGATGGTCTGGTGCTGATGATTTACCGCCTGGGCAAATGGGACCTGCCGAAAGGCAAGCTGAAGAAGGAGGAAGACCCGGCCGAAGGCTCGCTGCGCGAGGTGGAGGAAGAGTGCAACATCAAGATTGAGCTGGGCGAATCACTGCCCAGTACCTGGCATTCGTACGCCTACAACGGCAACAAAATGCTGAAGAAAACCAACTGGTACATCATGCGCTGCGTGGATGACTCCCTGATGAAGCCCCAGGCCGAGGAGTACATTGAGGAAGTGCGCTGGATGACGCCCCAGGAAGCCCTGGCCGTGCTACCAGACACGTACGCCTCCATTGCGCTGGTGGTGCGCCACTACCTGAGTGAGGTGGCCGGCGTGGCCGAACCCGTAAAAGAACCCGCCAAATAA
- the nhaA gene encoding Na+/H+ antiporter NhaA yields the protein MKFFTRGIPLQALAEGGRLSGLLLIGATILSLVLSNTAVGPAYIGFWEHEIGPSFLHKSISHWINDGLMTIFFFLVGLEIKHELVDGELTEPRKAMLPAVAAVGGAAMPALIHFLFTRGTPAAAGWAIPTATDIAFSLGILALLGSRVPAGLRVFLTALAIIDDLLAVVVIAIFYTHTLHMLYLASAAGLVLALYLLGRWREDWVWVVAILGLLLWFCMLKSGVHATVAGVLLAFVTPVKQLRRVYHALHDPVTFVILPLFALCNTAIMLKGGTGVDIVSPLGLGIMLGLVVGKPVGIVLSVWVLVRSGQAMLPTGVSWLQMLGLGFTAGIGFTMAIFIATLSFHQPELIDLAKLAVLAGSVMAASIGAVILLRSPQPTTAGPELASAQP from the coding sequence ATGAAGTTTTTTACGCGTGGCATTCCACTACAGGCGCTGGCAGAAGGTGGCCGTCTTTCCGGTTTACTCCTGATAGGGGCTACTATTCTGTCGTTGGTGCTCAGCAATACAGCGGTGGGCCCGGCCTATATTGGTTTCTGGGAACATGAAATAGGGCCGTCCTTTCTGCATAAATCCATCAGCCACTGGATAAATGATGGCCTGATGACCATCTTCTTCTTTTTGGTGGGGCTGGAAATCAAGCACGAGCTGGTGGATGGCGAGCTGACCGAGCCCCGCAAAGCCATGCTGCCGGCGGTGGCGGCGGTGGGTGGCGCGGCTATGCCCGCGCTTATCCATTTTCTGTTTACCCGGGGCACACCGGCTGCCGCCGGCTGGGCCATTCCTACCGCTACTGATATTGCGTTTTCCCTGGGTATTCTGGCCCTGCTGGGTTCGCGCGTGCCGGCTGGTTTGCGCGTTTTTCTCACGGCGCTGGCCATCATTGATGATCTGCTGGCAGTGGTGGTTATCGCTATTTTCTATACCCACACGCTGCATATGCTTTATCTGGCGAGTGCCGCGGGGCTGGTGCTGGCGCTTTATCTGCTGGGCCGCTGGCGGGAGGACTGGGTATGGGTGGTAGCCATCCTGGGGTTATTGCTCTGGTTCTGTATGCTGAAATCGGGGGTGCATGCCACGGTGGCGGGGGTACTGTTGGCCTTCGTTACGCCAGTTAAACAGCTCAGAAGGGTGTATCATGCCCTGCACGACCCCGTGACGTTTGTTATCCTGCCCCTGTTTGCCCTTTGCAATACGGCCATCATGCTAAAGGGCGGCACGGGCGTAGACATTGTGTCGCCACTAGGGCTGGGTATTATGCTGGGTTTGGTAGTGGGCAAGCCCGTGGGCATAGTGCTCAGTGTATGGGTGCTGGTGCGCAGCGGGCAGGCCATGTTGCCTACCGGCGTTAGCTGGCTGCAGATGCTGGGGCTGGGATTTACAGCTGGCATCGGCTTCACCATGGCCATTTTTATTGCCACGCTTTCCTTCCATCAACCGGAGTTAATAGATCTGGCCAAGCTGGCCGTACTGGCTGGTTCGGTAATGGCCGCCAGCATTGGGGCTGTTATTCTGCTGCGAAGCCCGCAGCCAACTACGGCCGGACCGGAATTAGCTTCCGCCCAGCCGTAG
- a CDS encoding metallophosphoesterase family protein — MNLFIVGDVHGCYYSFLEVLQHWKPAEELLLQVGDLVDRGRFAPETVQVALELSEKYPAQTVFLKGNHEAGMLLHYGPTGPHPNWLSWGGRSTKQQYQLHPGWLAPHLAWLSERPLFWENEQVLVSHAGLADTPDPMNENNPDGILWRRGPLRNVGKLQVIGHTPTKGAPAFDAKANALYIDTGACFGQGLSAVRISAAGQQLETIFVPTHQADVG; from the coding sequence ATGAACTTGTTTATTGTGGGCGATGTGCACGGCTGCTACTACAGCTTTCTGGAGGTGCTGCAGCACTGGAAACCAGCGGAGGAGCTCCTGCTTCAGGTAGGCGACCTGGTAGACCGTGGCCGCTTCGCGCCGGAAACCGTGCAGGTGGCCCTGGAGCTAAGCGAGAAGTACCCGGCGCAGACTGTATTCCTGAAAGGCAACCACGAAGCGGGCATGCTGCTGCATTATGGCCCTACCGGCCCCCACCCCAACTGGCTGAGCTGGGGCGGCCGCTCCACCAAGCAGCAGTACCAACTGCATCCGGGCTGGCTGGCCCCGCACCTGGCGTGGCTTTCTGAGCGGCCCTTGTTCTGGGAGAATGAGCAGGTGCTGGTCAGCCATGCCGGCTTGGCCGATACCCCCGACCCCATGAATGAGAACAACCCCGACGGGATTCTCTGGCGCCGCGGCCCCCTGCGCAACGTGGGCAAGCTGCAGGTCATTGGCCACACGCCCACTAAGGGTGCGCCTGCGTTTGATGCCAAGGCCAATGCGCTTTACATTGATACCGGGGCCTGTTTTGGGCAGGGCCTCTCGGCCGTGCGGATCAGCGCCGCCGGCCAGCAGCTGGAAACTATCTTCGTACCCACTCACCAGGCCGACGTTGGCTGA
- the ltaE gene encoding low-specificity L-threonine aldolase translates to MIDLRSDTVTRPTPAMLEAMFQARVGDDVYEEDPTVKALEEAAAARFGMEAGLFCPSGTMTNQIAIKAHTQPMSEVICEQTSHIYLWEVGGIAFHSGASVALLPGNRGRLTAAQVEAAIRPDDNVHYPITQLISLENTHNRGGGSCYALEEMEAIAEVARRYGIPLHLDGARIFNALVATGQDARAYGRLFDTISVCLSKGLGAPVGSVLLGSKAFIHKTKRIRKVMGGGMRQAGYLAAAGLYALENNVERLADDHRRARQLGETLAAQPYVAEVLPVETNLVIFRLRDEQPAGAFLDYLKQHGIIASSFGPQMIRFVTHLDVTDDMLARVTEALGNLR, encoded by the coding sequence ATGATTGATTTACGCTCCGATACCGTAACCCGCCCCACCCCAGCCATGCTGGAAGCCATGTTTCAGGCCCGGGTGGGCGATGATGTGTATGAAGAAGACCCCACGGTAAAAGCGCTGGAAGAAGCCGCTGCCGCCCGCTTTGGCATGGAGGCCGGCCTGTTCTGCCCTTCCGGCACCATGACCAACCAAATTGCCATTAAGGCCCATACCCAGCCCATGTCGGAGGTTATCTGCGAGCAGACTTCGCATATCTACCTCTGGGAAGTGGGTGGTATTGCGTTTCACTCGGGCGCCTCGGTGGCGCTGCTGCCCGGCAACCGGGGCCGCCTCACGGCCGCGCAGGTAGAAGCCGCCATCCGTCCCGATGATAACGTGCATTATCCCATCACCCAGCTTATTTCCCTGGAAAACACCCACAACCGGGGCGGGGGCAGCTGCTATGCGCTGGAAGAAATGGAAGCCATTGCGGAAGTAGCCCGCCGCTACGGCATTCCGCTGCACCTGGACGGCGCCCGTATTTTCAACGCCCTGGTAGCCACCGGGCAGGATGCCCGGGCGTATGGCCGCCTGTTTGATACCATTTCCGTGTGCCTGTCCAAAGGGCTGGGGGCGCCGGTAGGCTCGGTGCTGCTGGGCAGCAAGGCCTTCATTCATAAAACCAAGCGCATTCGCAAGGTAATGGGTGGCGGCATGCGGCAGGCGGGCTATCTGGCCGCGGCAGGCCTGTATGCGTTGGAAAACAACGTAGAGCGCCTCGCCGATGACCACCGCCGGGCCCGGCAGCTGGGCGAAACGCTGGCTGCCCAGCCTTATGTGGCTGAGGTACTGCCTGTGGAAACCAACCTGGTTATTTTCCGGCTGCGGGATGAGCAGCCCGCCGGCGCATTCCTGGATTACCTGAAGCAGCACGGCATCATTGCCTCCTCCTTCGGCCCACAAATGATTCGGTTTGTGACCCACCTGGATGTGACAGACGACATGCTGGCCCGCGTAACAGAGGCCCTCGGCAACCTGCGCTAA
- a CDS encoding NUDIX domain-containing protein, which yields MTHSTANPSDSLLQAYTGQVRVRVGGLLVQNGAILLAAHRGLLPDKVPFWSPPGGGWEFGETIRACLRREFEEETGLQVEVGRFLHLHEFMDNDLQALELFFEVKPLDPTATRALAPTRSTRPKARC from the coding sequence ATGACACACTCTACTGCTAATCCCTCTGATTCTCTGCTGCAGGCCTACACCGGCCAGGTGCGCGTGCGCGTGGGCGGGCTGCTGGTGCAGAATGGCGCTATTCTGCTGGCGGCCCACCGGGGTCTGCTACCCGATAAAGTACCGTTCTGGTCGCCGCCCGGCGGGGGCTGGGAGTTTGGCGAAACCATTCGGGCCTGTTTGCGCCGTGAGTTTGAGGAGGAGACCGGGCTGCAGGTAGAAGTGGGCCGCTTCCTGCATCTGCACGAGTTTATGGACAATGACCTGCAGGCCCTGGAACTGTTTTTTGAGGTGAAGCCGCTGGACCCCACGGCTACCCGCGCCTTGGCTCCGACCCGGAGCACACGCCCGAAGGCCAGGTGCTGA
- a CDS encoding metallophosphoesterase family protein, whose product MKKIGLLSDTHSYLDERILYHLRDCDEIWHAGDFGTAAVAEELATVAPLRGVYGNIDGRDVRLTQPLVQAFEIEGLRVLMTHIGGYPGHYSPAARPLLQQHRPGLFISGHSHILKVMPDPRLRLLHLNPGAAGRHGFHKVRTLLRFQVEAGQVQQLQAIELGPRTTER is encoded by the coding sequence ATGAAAAAAATCGGTCTTCTCTCCGATACCCATAGCTACCTGGACGAACGAATCCTGTATCATTTGCGGGACTGCGACGAAATCTGGCATGCCGGCGACTTTGGCACGGCGGCCGTGGCCGAGGAGCTGGCTACGGTAGCTCCCCTACGCGGCGTATACGGGAACATTGACGGCCGCGACGTGCGCCTGACTCAGCCCTTGGTGCAGGCCTTTGAAATAGAGGGCCTGCGCGTGCTCATGACGCACATTGGCGGCTACCCCGGCCACTACAGCCCCGCTGCCCGCCCCCTGCTGCAACAGCACCGACCGGGCCTGTTCATCAGCGGGCACTCCCATATTCTGAAGGTGATGCCCGACCCCAGGCTGCGGCTGTTGCACCTGAACCCCGGCGCGGCCGGCCGCCATGGCTTTCATAAGGTGCGCACGCTGTTGCGCTTTCAGGTAGAAGCCGGGCAGGTGCAGCAGCTGCAGGCCATTGAACTGGGCCCGCGCACTACGGAGCGGTAA
- a CDS encoding DUF3822 family protein: protein MSDSVSVPTLPTPTLSGILPRLRDETLDPDNLTAYNLYLSVGAAGVRVGVADVRRNKFVVLEDYSLQPATSLSGQLQGLAAQHDLVGRTGWNRVRLSVQNRSFTLLPKPLFRAGDEAAYLQLHHHLDPAHEAVRSYSHASLEMVNVFAAEKALTEWFGRTYPAGQLLHQTSALLQGLVHQSDRGAPRRCYLSIGHQELTVVVIRDKRPEFCNVFSFTTPEDLIYYTILVMQELQLNPDQDAVMVWGDLFHDSALFTVLRKYIRNIRFGNRPFDIGYSYRLNDVFEYRYFELFSLHLCE from the coding sequence GTGTCTGACTCTGTTTCTGTTCCTACCCTGCCTACTCCCACCCTCTCGGGTATTCTGCCGCGCCTGCGCGACGAAACCCTGGACCCTGACAACCTGACGGCGTATAACCTGTACCTCTCCGTAGGGGCAGCCGGCGTGCGCGTGGGGGTGGCCGATGTGCGCCGCAACAAGTTTGTGGTGCTGGAAGACTACTCCCTGCAGCCCGCTACCTCCCTTTCCGGCCAGCTCCAGGGCCTGGCTGCCCAGCATGATTTAGTAGGCCGCACGGGCTGGAACCGGGTGCGGCTCTCGGTGCAAAACCGGAGTTTCACGCTTCTGCCCAAGCCCCTGTTCCGGGCCGGTGATGAAGCCGCTTATCTGCAGCTGCACCACCACCTGGACCCGGCCCACGAGGCGGTGCGCAGCTACTCGCATGCTTCACTGGAAATGGTGAATGTATTTGCGGCCGAAAAAGCCCTGACCGAGTGGTTTGGGCGCACCTACCCCGCTGGCCAGCTGCTGCACCAGACCAGCGCGCTGCTGCAGGGGCTGGTTCACCAGAGCGACCGGGGAGCCCCCCGCCGCTGCTACCTCAGCATTGGCCACCAGGAGCTCACCGTGGTAGTTATCCGGGACAAGCGGCCGGAGTTCTGCAACGTCTTCAGCTTCACCACCCCCGAAGACCTAATTTACTACACCATTCTGGTGATGCAGGAGCTGCAGCTAAACCCCGACCAGGACGCCGTAATGGTGTGGGGCGACCTGTTCCACGACTCGGCCCTGTTCACCGTACTGCGCAAATACATCCGCAACATCCGCTTCGGCAACCGCCCCTTCGATATAGGCTACAGCTACCGCCTGAACGACGTGTTCGAGTACCGGTACTTTGAGTTGTTTAGCCTGCATCTTTGCGAATAG
- the coaD gene encoding pantetheine-phosphate adenylyltransferase has translation MRIALFPGSFDPFTNGHLDVVRRGTSLFDKIIIAIGNNSSKSRYLPVEQMAAMISEVFADEPQVEVQAYKGLTADFARETGARFLLRGLRNTTDFEYENTIAQANRHVNPQLETVFLITSPPLAAISSTIIREIHRFGGNVDDFVPFRLPAHPPEA, from the coding sequence ATGCGCATAGCCCTGTTTCCCGGTTCCTTCGACCCTTTCACCAACGGCCACCTGGATGTAGTGCGGCGCGGCACCTCCCTATTCGATAAAATCATTATTGCCATTGGCAACAATAGCAGCAAAAGCCGCTATCTGCCGGTAGAGCAAATGGCGGCCATGATATCGGAGGTTTTTGCCGATGAGCCCCAGGTAGAGGTACAGGCTTACAAAGGCTTAACTGCAGATTTTGCCCGCGAAACCGGGGCCCGCTTCCTGCTGCGCGGGCTGCGCAACACCACCGACTTCGAGTACGAAAACACCATTGCTCAGGCCAACCGGCACGTAAATCCGCAGCTGGAAACGGTGTTTCTGATTACTTCTCCCCCGCTGGCCGCTATCAGCAGCACCATCATCCGGGAGATTCACCGCTTTGGGGGCAACGTAGACGACTTTGTGCCGTTCCGCCTGCCAGCGCACCCGCCGGAAGCCTAG
- a CDS encoding DUF4126 domain-containing protein, with the protein MHPTDFLLPGALGLALAACSGFRVFVPLLAANVAYLSGYLTPSPGFAWLGTWVAFAVLATATLAEMLAYYVPVVDNLLDTLTTPASFIAGTLLMTSALPEMSPVMRWGLGVLVGGGAAGLVQTGTAVLRAGSTVTTGGLGNPVLATLENMLAVVGSLLGLLLPLIMAGLALVLVLYLAGRIRRQVRRSSRPQAATSPPGT; encoded by the coding sequence ATGCATCCCACCGACTTCCTTCTACCTGGTGCCCTGGGGCTGGCCCTGGCGGCCTGCAGCGGGTTTCGGGTGTTTGTGCCGCTGCTGGCAGCCAACGTAGCTTACCTTTCCGGCTACCTCACCCCTTCCCCCGGGTTTGCCTGGCTGGGCACCTGGGTAGCCTTTGCCGTGCTGGCCACAGCCACGCTGGCCGAAATGCTGGCTTATTATGTACCAGTAGTTGATAACCTGCTGGATACGCTGACCACGCCCGCTTCTTTTATTGCCGGCACGCTCCTGATGACCTCTGCCCTCCCCGAAATGAGCCCGGTTATGCGCTGGGGGCTGGGGGTTTTGGTAGGCGGCGGCGCGGCGGGCCTTGTGCAAACGGGCACGGCTGTTTTGCGGGCCGGCTCCACCGTTACCACCGGCGGGCTGGGCAATCCGGTGCTGGCTACCCTTGAAAATATGCTGGCCGTGGTGGGCTCTCTGCTGGGGCTATTGTTGCCCCTGATTATGGCCGGACTGGCGTTGGTTCTGGTGCTGTATCTTGCGGGCCGTATCCGGCGGCAGGTGCGCCGCTCTTCTCGCCCGCAGGCGGCTACTTCGCCCCCGGGCACCTGA